In Cervus canadensis isolate Bull #8, Minnesota chromosome 6, ASM1932006v1, whole genome shotgun sequence, one DNA window encodes the following:
- the ARF6 gene encoding ADP-ribosylation factor 6, producing MGKVLSKIFGNKEMRILMLGLDAAGKTTILYKLKLGQSVTTIPTVGFNVETVTYKNVKFNVWDVGGQDKIRPLWRHYYTGTQGLIFVVDCADRDRIDEARQELHRIINDREMRDAIILIFANKQDLPDAMKPHEIQEKLGLTRIRDRNWYVQPSCATSGDGLYEGLTWLTSNYKS from the coding sequence ATGGGGAAGGTGCTATCTAAGATCTTCGGGAACAAGGAAATGCGGATCCTCATGTTGGGCCTGGACGCAGCCGGCAAGACAACCATCCTGTACAAGTTGAAGCTGGGCCAGTCGGTGACCACCATCCCCACTGTGGGTTTCAACGTGGAGACGGTGACTTACAAAAACGTCAAGTTCAACGTATGGGATGTGGGCGGCCAGGACAAGATCCGGCCGCTCTGGCGGCATTACTACACCGGGACCCAGGGTCTCATCTTCGTAGTGGACTGCGCCGACCGCGACCGCATCGACGAGGCCCGCCAGGAGCTGCACCGCATTATCAATGACCGGGAGATGAGGGACGCCATAATCCTCATCTTCGCCAACAAGCAGGACCTCCCCGATGCCATGAAACCCCACGAGATCCAGGAGAAACTGGGCCTGACCCGGATTCGGGACAGGAACTGGTATGTGCAGCCCTCCTGTGCCACCTCGGGGGACGGACTCTATGAGGGGCTCACATGGTTAACCTCTAACTACAAATCCTAA